The following is a genomic window from Ahaetulla prasina isolate Xishuangbanna chromosome 9, ASM2864084v1, whole genome shotgun sequence.
tattccctttttttcctctctgcttctttttgacctttctatttttttcgctgttaatcccagtgtaatcattaaaactgttattcactctctttttttccccattgctaTTCCCAAtgcaatcatttaatttttcatcagtgTTTTTATCTTCAGGATTATTTTCTTGCTTCTCTTTAATATCTTGTTCATTCCGTTGAATATAGTCTGGAAacagtcttgatttttttctgtcCGTATCAAACGATAAACGTACCATTTTAACCATCTCAGTTAGTTCTTGCCACATTTTAACGTTAGTTGCTTTTTAAGTCCAATTTAAAGTTTATTGTTTTCCTCCTCTTGTATTATCAACGTTCAGTTCTTGAGAAGACAAACAAACCCTCCTTACAAATTCTCACGGCTCATTCCTCAAGGACACAGTAAATTTCCCATATTTAAAATGTTCaatgtagtattttttttctgccagTAGAAGGCTCTCTAGAATCCACAAGTTCCAAATCAACAATGAAATGATATATCCAGTTTTGTGTATTAAGTCCAAttaactttctttcttcctcttttaagtttttttatatttccaatttccaattttacattccAGTTGAGAGTCAATTTAAAATCTTTGACAGGGCTACCTAttgtaagtttttcttttttcaaaatttttCTTGCAGTTTATATCCAATcctgtttcaaaaatattttctttggggtttctttttcttataataaatttAGTCTCTCCAAATTCACCAtccacatttaaaatttaaacatcaaACTCCTCAGAATTCAAATCAACTGCACAGCCAACCAGCGACTGCAATGGGCCTAAACCAACCAACCGCAACCTCCCCCCAATTAGCACACGACCTCCCCAATACAAGACCCACCACAAGACCTTCatcaaccaacccacaagctcagagaaccaaCCTCCACCCTCATCCTCCACCCGAGCTACAGGTATTCGCCCCTATTGCAAATGATTGAGAATCTGTGTAGGATCTAAGAAAGTAGGAGGCACATCTCCTTGAGGTTCTTCTTACCCATCGCAGGCCACCGAGCATTCAAGGAGAATGTCGACGACTGCGTTCACCCGTTTTGCGGCCAGGTGACACACTGCCTTTAGACATTCTCCTTTCGTGGCAGGGTCCAAGATATTCGGGAGACTCGTGTACATCTCCTTGACGATCATAGGCAGCTAGAGCAAAAGAGAGATCAGAGGGATGAGACCGGCGGCAACCGTCATAGTATGGAACAAGtttgctaagcacctgaattttatcTCGTGACCCTGGGtgacaacatttttatttatttatttatttaaccccACCTTAATTATTCTTACGAATAATTCGAAGCGGAGAACATATCCATCACATaccttctccctcctctttcccccacaacaacaaccctgtgcggtgagttgggctgagagagagagagagagactggcccaaaatcacccatgtggctttcatggctaagacaggacttgaatttatcttgctttctagcctggtgccttaaccactgccaaactggctctccaaatGTTAGTTTTCATGAAAACAATAGGGCTATTCTGTTTTGCCCTTATCTTCTTTCGGGAAGGGTTGACCACCTTTCTCAATAGCCCTCAGCTcagctggtggtctcccatccagccCCAGCCTTCTTAAAACCAGCTGAAGTGTTGTCACTAAGCCAACAAGGTCTCACCCATTCTAATCTTTGTATTCTACAAAATCTCTAGATCCCGTCTGCTCCAAACCCTACAATTTTCTTACctcctccatttccatcccacattCCTCCAAGAATGAACTCAGCATTAGTCCTGCAGTGTATGACATGTTCTTCTCCTGGTGTGTCAGGACCTCCAGGGCTTTGAAAATCACCTCTGTTGATTGGGATGGGCCAAGATGTTCACCAAAGGcctatgggaaagaaaaaaaggagaccaTGCAGAGATGCATCAGAGTTTTGACTCCCTCCTTCTCTCAACAAGCCAGAGACTTTGACCCAGATTTGGGCACAGCACCCCATGTAGAGAGGCAGGCCTTATTCCATGTCACCCATCAGGTGAAGTTAGGATGTGGATGAAAGAAGCCAACATGGCAGCTGCAATCGCCTGCTCCTAGACATTGTGGGGGATGGATATCCACCCTCCTGCCTTTGGAGCATGCCGTCCCCACTCTGATATTGACTTTTTTGAGTTTCTCCACtcaagaggaggagagaaaggaagatcaACAAGGAGCCAGGCAAATTGCTGCACTAAAACATACCTTAGCCATTTTGGAGATgttattataaaatattgttgGGCCCGAAATGAAGAAGTCCTCCCTCAGCCAACGAACGATATTCCCCTTCTTGTTCTTGGGTTTCTGGTCCATTTCTTTGGCTTTTgtgggaggaaaacaagagaagGTCACATTTTGACATTCGGAACTTCTGAATATCCTTCGTCTGACGGCCAGTTTATTCGTTCCAATAGAAGAGCCCTGTAGCTCTGGGCTGACctgaggggtccctggtgctctctgggcttggtggttttcttgcagatgtttcattgcccaagtaggaaacatcatcagtaatGATGACCATCAACCCTGACAGGGCAAAACTCTTGTATAGAAACCCAGAGAAAAGCTCCCTCCCTTCTAGAACTGAGGacattgcctagttgggtcatgaaacattcacaagaaaacaacaaagctcagagagcgccaaggactccgcaggcctcctcctcctcctcctcctccctccctccctctttctctcctctctctcttcttctcctttttctcctccctctccatcGCCCTCTcactttttcctcctcccctctccctctccctcttcctctttccctgccccctcctcctcctcttatctgCAACCTCACTCCctcatagcactgatgatgttacctagctgggtcatgaaacatctgcaagcaataagccaacctcagagagcactaagaacctCACCCAGCTCTCATTACCTGGCACCATCATCAgaccgtgtgtatgtgtgtttgtggtgcatactggaggtgggtttcagcaggttctgaccacttctggagaaccggcagcggaaaatttgagtagttcagggaaccggtagtaaaaattctgactggccccgcccccatctattctctgcctcccaagctgatcgggagggaatggggatttttgcagtaaccttcccctggagtgggtgggaatggagattttgaagtacccCTTTCCTAAGTTAACACATTAGGTGGGACTgtaaatggaaggaaaaaataggGTTACataagagagaatgaatgaatggctgAATGGCTGAATGAAGGAATGAACACTCATAAGCCCTCTTTAACTCTTTCCTTAACCCGTATCTTTGTTAAGCCATTTTCTGGCTTCCTGCAATACATCCAGATTCCAGCCCTCCAATGACTAAAAGGTGACTTTGCAAAACACGCTAAGACCCGATCCATGTGCCAAGGCTGGCTGATTGCAGCTGCTTAGCCTACCTGGCCCACTTAACGTAAGAAACTTAGTCTTCAAATGACCCCTGGCCCTGAGAAGTGCCAATATCAACTGAAAATTCCAGGCATCTCTGCCCAGCCCAATGACCGGGGTCCTGGTCACGCCACAGGCTGTGCCACCCAGCGCTCTCCTGGGCAGTGAACATCCCTGGGCTCCTTGCAACCCTTGGAGTCCAACTTTCTCACCCATTTTGCTCatgaggaggtggtggaggtagTAGGCGGCCTCTGCGGACGTCTGGCCAACTTCTTTGCTGGTATCGCCAATGTGCAGGGCCAGCAAAGCCACCAGCCGTCCCAGCAAAAAAAACTCAGCTGTGATctaatgaaaggaagaaaaaaggaggggaaagatgagaagggggTTGGCTCATGAAGGTTTCAGCCAGCTGAAATCAGAGAATATGAACCATAGCACCATAGAATCTTAGAATCATACATTTTAGAATTCTGGAATCACAGAATCTTAGAAACATAGAATCTTAGAATTTTAGAATCAGAATTATCGAATATTTGAACCTTAGACTCCTAGAATCTTAGAATCAAAATCCTAGAATCTTTGAATCAATGACTCCTTGAATCATAAAATCTTTGAATGACAGAATCATAATCACAGAATTGTAGAATCTTTGAATCCTAATCTTTGAGTCTTCAAATCTTTGAATCATAGAATCTGTGAACCATAGTACCTTAGAATTATAGAATTTTAGAATCACAGAATAATAGAACTTTAGAATCAAAGAACCACAGTTGCTGGAAGgggctgtgcaggtcttctcctcCAGCCACTTGCTCATGCAGGACTCCTTGTATCCTCCTGGTcacatctcaaaggtgctttttccaaaaggcaactggactttcttggggttgttttctttcctctttgaAAATTTCTCATTCTCATCCCAAATGGTGACTTACGTCAAAATTTACATTTTCTGAAACAAACTTCAGGAGGTGCCTGGTGCTCTTAAGGGCCCTCTTTTTCTCATGACTCTTGGAAGATTCAATCCAGGGATTCGTGTGCTGCCAGGAGAaacaaaggagaaggaggaaaggaagaatttgTGATTCACACTTGGAAGAGCCGCAGAATTTGCCAGGATTGGGGAGAAACTCTAAGAAACTAAACAAATTTGAGACGTTGATCAATTTAGGTCTATTCCAGATTCAAAACTCGAGTAGGAATGGAAGATTTCTGGAATACAGCtagtcttacaacagttcatctagagccgtggtggcacagtggttagactgcagtatggcaagctaattctgccaactgtcagcaggacggcagttcaatcctgatcagctcaaggttgactcagccttccgggtcctcatttagagagggctgcaaagcacggtggtatgtaagtctaagtgctattggtatttagTGActtctcaaagttacaatggcagtgaaaaagggATTTACGACaattcttcacacttacgaccgttgcagcgtccccatggtcaagtgatcaaaatttgaacactAGGCAAATCCTCatctttatgacagttgtactATCCCAGGTtgtgggatcaccttttgtgaccatctgacaagctgTTCGGTGCCAATGTAAGTTTGAacgctcactaaatgaatggttgtaagttgttgactttctgtataggtagtcctcgacttacgaccagaatttgGGGTGCTTAGCAAGGTGGACCTTAAGCAACTTGTGACTGGCTTTATGACCTCTTTTTGCCAGGGTTGAACGAATCCCTGCGGTCCTTAAGTGAATAATGCGGTCATTAGCTAAATCTCGCTTTCCCCGTAGACtttggcttgtcggaagccagttgGGCAGTTCACCAATGGCAATCAGGTGAGCCCCATCACAAGTACAGTtactcctcgacctacgaccacaaatgagtccaaaatttctgttgctaagatgaatcccatcggcattgacaaaatctgcATTGGtctattgcagaaggcagctttacttggaacagctgccAGAGTCTAGGACACGAATCTcagagaaatagtggaatagactcATTAATGAAAAGATGCCAGAGGAAGgacaaaacaaaacttaaaatcatttttaactacttaaattaattaaattgaattgttgaattctcccacagcaagttgtccgGTGGCCGTGATGAGTTGTAGCATTCGGCAGCTGCGATGATACCTTTCCCATCTAACAGccacatttgcctatcccagctCCTTGGGAGGGACTCAACAGCTGGACAGAATCaccaaatccagcctaaacacCTGGCTGACCGTGTGACCAACCCCAAGAAAGAATCACTCTTTACCATCAAGATATCCTGCAGGGCATCCAGATTGGGAGCCTCGGACAGCAAGCTGGTGAGCATGGTGTTGCAGGCGTTCACTGTCTGGTGATAAAaatcctaaaaaagaaaaagaatatctgaaggaagaAGTGGCGTAAAGGAAGGAACAGCGCCTAAAAGAGGAAGAAATCCAGGGGCAAGGAACTTACGGCCCTTTTAGTACGACTgggggactgcaactcccagcaaTCCTTAGCCAGtcgtggacttctgggagttgaagtccacaagtctgcagGAAACAGAGTGGCCCACCTTGCAGGACTGATTTTTCTCCCAGAGTTTGGGGAAATGCTTTCTTGTCTGAACACAAGGAAGAAAAGTACTTCCTTCCTGTTATATTTCAGAAAAGAACGACTAAAAGGTTGAATGTCTTCCTTAACAGTTCTGGAATAttcaaatacaggcagtcctcaacttacaaccacaattgagcccaaaatttccattgctaagcgagacattagtgaagtgaattttgccctcgttttacgacctttcttgccaccatggtTAAGcagatcactgtggttgttaaattaatccatggttcttaagtgaatccggcttccccattgactggtgcgaccgtcgtaaatcggTAAATCGGATGGATCCAGAGTTTTTGAGGAGATCTTGAATCACGTTTACCACATCCTTGTTTCCAGGTGGATCTCATATGGCTTTGCTCCATCTGGACTGCTCACCTGAGTTTGAGTTGATTGGGCTGGGCTGCTTGCTTGCAGTGTGGTCATCTTCAAAGGTGGCAAGGAAAACACCTTCTCGATGCTTTTACTTGCCACTTTTGCCCTCATCTCCGAGTTCAAGGGAGGCTTCATACGGCTGATGAAAGACAAGAAAAGAGGAGGGATGAGGTGAGAAGATCACAGGCTCATTGGGTCAAAAGGGACATTCTACTCCAACCCTTGCTTGATGGTCTTTAAACCATCCCAGTCATATGGTTGTCcactcttttcttgaaaacttcaagTGATGGAGCCCCACAAACTTCTAGAGgaaaaccattccactgattgattgttcttggtgtcaggaagtttctcctggatctctctttgataagcttccatacAGCACTTCTTAGCTTgctctcaggtactttggagaggaggttgaccccctcctctctgtgagagtcccTCAAATTTCAGAACTCTGCTATTATGTCTGCAACAACAGATGTTCATCatctgtttgagcctccagttccttcatcatcttggttgctcttctctaaactctttctagagtctcaacatcttttttatatcgtgatgACCAAACCTGGATACaggatctctctccctctcccactccgtctctccctctctctctccttctctctctttctctttctctttctctctcatccatcatctatctaatctactaGACCAGATCACCAgaaacactcccaccaacactgacaaggcGAGCCATGAATTTGAATTTCAAGTGAGAGCAAACCCTGcttccttctagccctgatgatgtttcctagttgggtcatgaaatgtctgcaagaaaaccaccctgctgaaagaaaaccaaggaccccacacatCTAAACAAGCGTGCTCACCTCCTTTCCTAGATCTGAACTGCCCAGATTGCCAGCATGCAAATTCTTCACCCTTCCAAATTCTGGGGCTGACCTGCTAACTCAATGCATGCTCTacagcagggatatcaaactcaaggcccctgggatggatgcaGCCCACGATGTGGTCGGATCTGGCCCGTGGAgccatcctggtctacccaatgcaaagaggaaagatcGGGCCAGCATGGCTTCCGACCAGTCTactcaatgcgaagaggaaacatgccagcagtttggcgaaTGGCGTCaatctggccacgcccatccagttgtccacacctacccagtcagccAGATCCACTCATTCGGCAACCCCTGCCTGCCCACTCCCGAGGTCAGCCACagccttgatgcggccctcaatgaaattgaatttcacacccctgctttagagcatggGGACTTGGCATGGAAATTTCATCACTGGGTCaaactgagtcttcggagaagggcggtataaaaatgtgaacaataaataaataaataaattccaagttCCTACCGAGCTGGTGAGAAGATGAGGGCAGATCAGGTACATACCTCATGCAGGTGATGGTGACGATTGCTTTATGGAGAATGACGACAGACAGGGCTCTTGCGGGATGCTCTTCAATGGCTTCctgaaaggagaaggaaatacaCCTAAGAAAGCTCCTGAGATATGGTCACCATCCAGCTGCCCCTATTCCCATCCCTATGCTTTTTCTGGTTGCACAGGAagtccacaacttacaactgGTCGCTTAGCCACCATTTAAACTTATGATGGATCTCCAGggctacttatgacccagatgCAAAGTTCCTCAGCAAACATGTGACCATACTTTGGTCACTAGGCAACCAGTTTGCATTTATGATAGTTTGCAGTGTCCCGTGACCATGATTTAAGTCAGGGAAGGGCAACTGTGGCCTCTTTATGACCTATAtaaaattgggaagccagattcacttaaccaccgtgtgaataatttaatgaaaatgattcatctaataacggtggcaagacaggtcatacaataagcagaattcacttaacaaatgtcccacttagcaacagaaatattttggactcaattgattGGTATTCAGTTTGATTccaattcacttttaaaaataaatagcccCACGAGCAcccgcctcccctccctctccccacttACAATGATGTTCATGACCAATTCCTGTTTACGTGGTAAATAGATGTCTTGCCTCTTGCTGTAGGCAACAGCTTTCGTGATCATGATAATTGACCTCATGAACGCAGTCTTCAGCCCTTCGTCCTGGGAAACACAAGTGGGAATGTGGGGTGAGGAGTGGGGGAGTCAGAAACACCAATAGGAAGGACTTCTGGTTGAAATTCTAGCTCTCCCTGTCGGGGGCTTCATTCGAAGCCATAGCCACCCTGTAGGGGTAGTGAAGCAAAGGGGGACTACCTTGCAGGTTGAGGGGAGCCACATCTCCCATTCCTGACTtggaacacccccctccccatccGTAGTCTAGGAGCAGCGGGAGTCAAAAACCTCTCCCATGAAGCCAGAAACCATTGTTTGTGCAGGAGAAGAGAAATGGTGAACGGTTTGTTGTCTGGGTGAGAAGATTTATTGCTTAAGCTTGACCCCACTCCTACCCCcgaaaagaaaaattcaagaggAAAACATTTTAGAACAATTTTTTACAGCGGTGTGCAATTATCATGAAAAAACATGTTGGAAACTTAAAAAGTAAATattagtttaaaaagaaaattaagttgaAAATTGTATCCTCAAAACAAAAGGTGTGATATTAAGAAGGCATATGAAGATGCTGGAACTATAACCCCAccttttcttcaaataatttgTTTTAAGTATTGGATTTATACGTTAAAACAAACAAGATAAATAAATCGGACTTGTCAAAATAAAAGCAGAGAGgcagaaagtgaaagaaagggtGCCATCTGCTGataaaaatgaatttttgcaACTTGAGAGTCCatattgaaataaatgaaaataactatTGAACTATATATATTTACCCGTTCTGGAATATTAAATATGATTTTGcgtttggagactcctgaatATTATAGGATATATAATAACGACTTGAGGAGAAGAGGATACCTGAAACAACTGACTGATTAGATTAAACATTGATGAGACATTAAAATTTGATTTGGAGGCTTAGTTTCTGAACCGATGATTATGGAGACTTAAACGGAATGGAGTCAATGATTCAAAACATTAAGGACCTTATACTGGAACTACATAAGGACATGTTGGAAATATTTGATTGTACAGATGAAAGACAGGAAAATTGTATACAAGAGACAAGGAGCAAAGACcaggacaagaaggaaagaatggaCTTAACAgttggaatagaaggggaatgaAAATTgagaaatcagcaaatagaagataagaaggaggagacactcttaaaattaataaGGATTGAAGAAGTAAAACAGGGGGAAAACACTTTCAAAGATTGAAAAAGGAAAtgggaggaacaggaagaggcTTGGGAGGAAAAGATAGGATTTAGAACAGAAAATAAGAGTAATAATAGTAGAATTTTATGGAACAAGAAAACTAGAGTTTgaatgagaaaatgagaaaaaaggtaGATAGGAATATGATGAATGCTTTAAATGATTGTGATTGATATTAGAAGTTACTATTGAGATATTAtataatggaagaaaggaagaaacttTAATAGAGAAGAAGAGTTAAATAAtgggaatataaataataaaacagattATCATGTCTTTGAATATAATAATGTGAAGGAGGGAAATGTTAAAAGTTTAGAATGGAAGGGTGGTAAAGCAATGTATTAATAATATGGAACAAGaaaaatggaatgtaataattatgaatatatttatttgtattgaaTTGTATGATGCTCAGACACCATACCATTCACATAATGATATGTATGAActacacaaaaataaaaaacttgattcaaaaaaaaagaaagaaaagaaaagaaaaaccaaaaggaagtagatgtatttatttatttaaatgtttagtAGCCGATTGTCTTTGGTTGAACTCTGGGGGGCTCCCAATCAAAACATCCCTGGACATTctgggttctagtcctgccttaggcatgaaagctggattggtaactttgggtcaatcaccaggagacagtgagttctaatcccactttaggatgaaaaccagctgagagactttgggccaatcaccaggagactttgagttctagtcctgccttaggcacaaaggccAACTGTCTTTCATCCAATCActaagagactgtgagttttagtcccgccttaggatgaaagccagctaagagactttgggccaatcaccaggaaatggtgagtcCTAGTCCTAAGGCACAAAGGCCAACTGTCTTTcatccaatcactaggagactgtgagttctagtcccgccttaggatgaaagccagctgagagactttgggccaatcaccaggagatgatgagttctagttccgccttaggcatgagacCAGCTGGGTGAGTTGACTCACACAATATCACAGAGTTGttggatggaaaggaagaaagagtatAAGGCACATGCACTGCCTTGAGTATAATAAATGTAGCATGACCatagatcctcctcctcctcctcctcctcctcctcctcctcctcctcctcctccttcccctctcccacaacatgctagttgggtcatgaaatgtctgtaagaaagcaaccaagctaagGACTCCAGATTATAATGGTTCTTGTAATTAAACTCAGCATTAAGAGAAGTATAGGGTGGAAACCAGCCTACCTTGTTCATGGTGCCATACTGCCCAAGAATTTCAGAGACAATGTTGTCCAGGAGAGGCACCATCTCGTTTGCTTGGGCTCCGAGGACTGCTTGGCCATAACACAATATTAACGTTGTCCGAATCCATCTTTCAGAGAGAGTCTGTAAGTCCTGTCAGTACAAAGACGAGACGGTTAAACTATTTCCCAAGGCGCCAGGAGacaagagaagaagcaatggatggaaactgatggaGCTTCTTAGTcacccaagtcatggttgtcccaaaggtgctttttccaaaggaaactggactttgtttttccttgaagaggtttcacttctcatccaagaagcttcttcagttctgattttgATCAATacagaagaagctttttggatgagaagcaaaatgtcttcaggaaAAGCAAAATCcaggccttttgaaaaagcacctttggactaTTTGAGATGTTTGTTGGGGCTACTCATCATCTTCTCTAGCCTTATAAAATAGTTCTccaggagatggagatggagaatttCCAGCACCACCTACATCTCAGGTCTTTGAGATCTATGACCAATCTGAGAAGTCCAGACAGCCTGGTGCATAAGTCCTTCTAACCACGTTGGACTTtccttcccagaatcccccagcctcctTCTGTACTGAGTCTCAGACCTTGCAACCCCATCCCTGGTCTTACCTCAGTCGGGGCTTTAAGTTCAGAAGGTGACTTTGGCTGACGGAAGTGACCAGCCTCCTCCAGGACCCCTAAAATTTGTGGCAGGTGGCAATAGGCAACGATGTTTATGCTTTCTGAGATTCCCTAAGCAAAGCAATGTTTGTGAATTAGGACATGTgcacatttcctttttctttatcttctgctttctccttcccttctgcacctcttcttgctcctcctcctctctgcaaaccccaggcccatctagcactgatgaaattacctagctggctaatgaaatgtctgcaacaaaacaaccaagcacagagaccaccaagggccccacagtcctcctcctcctccacctcctcctcctcctcttccctgtaACCCCCAttatcttctagcactgatgatgttacctacttgagtaatgaaacatctacaagaaaacaatcaagttagagagcaccaaagaccccacaattctcctcctcctcctcctcctcctcctcctcctcctcctcctcctcctcctcctcctcctcctcctcctcccttcaccTCCACTCTGCAAAATctgttcccttctagcactgatgacatgacctagttgggtcactaaacgtctgcaagaaaacatccaagctcagagagcactaaggaccccacaaagATAGAAGTCTCAGCCCCCGCAGGCATCCCACTCCCACTCacctctctgtctttttcttcctGCAGTGAAAAACTTAGCAGTTTTCTTAGCTGCTCCGTAACTAACTCTTTCTGCCTTGATTGTTGCAGCTTCACCCCATAGTATTTATACAGCATAATCTGAAGGTGGGAAAAAGAGTCTGTGAGTCCTAGGGAGCTCCACCAATTGGCCAGGAAAAGGAAATATTGgataaattataatcaaaaatggaCTCCCTGCGGTCAAGCACAGGGAAAGTGGTTCCGGGTGACCTGATTGGGcaacatataaatctaataagtcAAGAATTGCCAttcttcttcttaaaaagctaCTTTAAACCCCCATTCCCATAGGAGGGtccaaatgaaatgtgaatgacaaacgttaaaatgatttttaacatTATTGGAAAGAAGGATATTGCTGAATTAACTCATGGCGAGTCTGCCATAGCTTGTGGGCAT
Proteins encoded in this region:
- the LOC131203646 gene encoding maestro heat-like repeat family member 5 encodes the protein MDEREMLETILDNLRPFQIPSDQKLPRKKTTRLPPIQQSTSHFSSQDKIMLYKYYGVKLQQSRQKELVTEQLRKLLSFSLQEEKDREGISESINIVAYCHLPQILGVLEEAGHFRQPKSPSELKAPTEDLQTLSERWIRTTLILCYGQAVLGAQANEMVPLLDNIVSEILGQYGTMNKDEGLKTAFMRSIIMITKAVAYSKRQDIYLPRKQELVMNIIEAIEEHPARALSVVILHKAIVTITCMSRMKPPLNSEMRAKVASKSIEKVFSLPPLKMTTLQASSPAQSTQTQDFYHQTVNACNTMLTSLLSEAPNLDALQDILMHTNPWIESSKSHEKKRALKSTRHLLKFVSENVNFDITAEFFLLGRLVALLALHIGDTSKEVGQTSAEAAYYLHHLLMSKMAKEMDQKPKNKKGNIVRWLREDFFISGPTIFYNNISKMAKAFGEHLGPSQSTEVIFKALEVLTHQEKNMSYTAGLMLSSFLEECGMEMEELPMIVKEMYTSLPNILDPATKGECLKAVCHLAAKRVNAVVDILLECSVACDGSARELWKALAEDPYANMKIMKPLLKRLQDKDPSTEAVGRRNSKSPMPIAATNALCFLLSLPNAANTLQHKFPNLLIALVTQLYFLLGASKSGSRRSSRVTEVSEQINLLGNTVQTIKNLIMCAGYEEEFNDLEKLGCWDMLVTPDSFFEGIFHLIRNLFSLSKVELKTFFRQANTYLRRPDLREKTIGMVFFSELLYHPEVGNFFIMQDILHVLMEWMTEPYALIQFFSIRGLGYLLQRPFEKKMLEPFLTPLVNCAAHQNKSVAKEALRTLNFLFRHLSVTTHGGRAANLIPILPKYFADDDIELKNVSIRIYDLLLKGVKDLPNSDVIKGL